One Micromonospora craniellae genomic region harbors:
- the rplV gene encoding 50S ribosomal protein L22 yields the protein MPGKGDAPVLPGARAIARHVRISPMKARRVVNLVRGLPAKEALTVLHFAPQAASEQVYKVLASAIANAENNERLDPDALLVSEAFVDEGPTMKRFQPRAQGRAYRIRKRTCHITVAVEAVAPAAPKKSAKKAAPAKQTEPAETQSNTEGAE from the coding sequence ATGCCAGGAAAGGGCGACGCTCCGGTGCTTCCGGGCGCGCGGGCGATTGCGCGGCACGTGCGCATCTCGCCGATGAAGGCGCGCCGGGTGGTCAACCTCGTCCGCGGCCTGCCCGCGAAGGAGGCGCTCACGGTGCTGCATTTCGCGCCGCAGGCGGCGAGCGAGCAGGTGTACAAGGTGCTCGCGAGCGCGATCGCCAACGCGGAGAACAACGAGCGGCTGGACCCCGACGCGTTGCTCGTCAGCGAGGCGTTCGTGGACGAGGGCCCGACCATGAAGCGGTTCCAGCCTCGGGCCCAGGGCCGGGCGTACCGGATCCGTAAGCGCACCTGCCACATCACGGTGGCGGTCGAGGCGGTCGCGCCGGCCGCGCCGAAGAAGTCGGCGAAGAAGGCGGCCCCGGCCAAGCAGACCGAGCCGGCCGAGACGCAGAGCAACACGGAGGGCGCCGAGTAA